In the genome of Augochlora pura isolate Apur16 chromosome 8, APUR_v2.2.1, whole genome shotgun sequence, one region contains:
- the LOC144474566 gene encoding kinesin-like protein KIF12 isoform X2 — translation MVLVKNPSPTRGENPQKDNAKKDKKRGRVSRGNSPSDSIASRGNSPGKSGSNIKRVVSSSLLQSRGSETGSIERLVDGDKRVIATKHLLPENNINVVVRVRPLSNREIKKGDQMAVQFPGDGQIYCEGSPNSGDKKGKLFSYNVVFEPTASQEDILQFSGIKKLIEMAVEGFSCTAFCYGQTGSGKTHTLTGPPGMFDRINSYSEENGLVFRSFVYLFKLLQAREQCNFVLRASFLEIYNEKVIDLLNPGTSRKPLMVRWSKKTRGFFVENLFTVECEELDDLLAVLEEGMRNRSVGAHNMNDHSSRSHSILTISITSEQQMDNSVFISKQGKINFVDLAGSEMTKKTQSEGKTLEEANNINKSLMVLGYCISSLSDGKRKGGHIPYRDSKLTKLLADSLAGNGVTLMIACVSPARSNASETLNTLRYAARVKKIRTKPIVVMDPREALILSLKREVGALQTENEHLRVALHLSSDNQNIVRSESKAERKIPLTPPVVDLDKLSEMERPELSQLIHAYITENEALRRENAELYATREQVIRDQELVCRENERLLKKLEDVNSVCCRSPIIPARPTYSAEVLNDNNNEDAPGATNVWTNPNVEPTPLSSDMIRHGMYKSTSNMPEKIQKELDKRRIVGSHNNIAETYKDKSQHRRHNSWDNGNGVIRMSPDQAISPIHLNQHKKASVRRTSTVPEERRPSETTDVLGEPVQPTEHFNESPDSILSGPLEMVNSAPDTAESEAPTAPFPAVSDTYSPFEALEPEETIDPTKSTHAKEDETSRRAFGSPIPNDEDKPL, via the exons ATGGTGCTTGTGAAAAATCCGTCGCCCACCCGAGGTGAGAATCCCCAAAAAGACAATGCGAAGAAGGATAAGAAAAGGGGACGCGTCTCGCGTGGCAATAGTCCCTCGGATAGCATCGCGTCCAGAGGGAATAGTCCTGGAAAAAGCGGGTCAAATATCAAGAGGGTCGTCAGTAGCAGCCTTTTACAGTCCAGAGGAAGCGA AACCGGCAGCATCGAGAGGCTCGTGGACGGTGACAAAAGGGTGATAGCCACGAAACACTTGCTTCcagagaataatataaatgtcgTCGTCAG AGTACGTCCACTTAGCAATAGGGAAATCAAGAAGGGCGATCAAATGGCAGTACAATTTCCCGGGGATGGACAGATTTAT TGCGAAGGATCGCCAAACAGCGGGGACAAGAAGGGTAAACTATTTTCGTACAATGTTGTCTTCGAGCCCACGGCTTCTCAAGAGGACATCCTGCAGTTCTCCGGTATCAAGAAGCTTATCGAAATGGCAGTAGAAGGGTTCAGCTGCACCGCGTTTTGTTACGGGCAGACAGGAAGTGGGAAAACTCACACCCTCACGGGACCTCCGGGGATG TTTGACAGAATCAATTCTTACTCGGAGGAAAACGGCCTGGTCTTCCGGTCTTTCGTCTACCTATTTAAGCTCCTGCAGGCGCGGGAACAGTGCAACTTTGTTCTGAGAGCCTCTTTCCTGGAGATCTACAATGAGAAA GTGATAGATCTGCTGAATCCTGGAACGTCGAGGAAACCTCTGATGGTCCGGTGGAGCAAAAAGACACGGGGCTTCTTCGTTGAGAATCTTTTCACCGTCGAATGCGAGGAGCTTGATGACCTTCTCGCGGTCCTCGAAGAAG GTATGAGGAACAGATCTGTCGGCGCGCACAACATGAACGATCATTCCAGCAGGAGCCACAGCATCCTTACAATAAGTATTACGTCTGAGCAACAG ATGGACAACAGCGTGTTCATCTCAAAGCAAGGAAAGATCAACTTTGTCGATCTGGCTGGCAGCGAGATGACGAAGAAGACGCAGAGCGAAGGCAAAACTCTGGAGGAAGCGAACAACATCAACAAAAGCCTGATGGTTCTAG GCTACTGCATATCCTCGTTGAGCGATGGGAAACGTAAAGGCGGTCACATTCCTTATCGGGACAGCAAGCTGACCAAACTCCTAGCTGATAGTTTAGCAGGCAATGGCGTCACACTGATG ATTGCCTGTGTCTCGCCAGCGCGCTCCAACGCCAGTGAGACCTTGAATACCCTGAGGTACGCAGCGAGGGTCAAGAAGATTCGGACGAAGCCAATTGTGGTGATG GACCCCCGGGAAGCTTTGATTTTGAGCTTGAAACGCGAAGTGGGAGCTTTGCAGACGGAGAACGAGCACCTCCGGGTAGCCCTCCATCTTAGCAGTGATAACCAGAATATAGTGCGAAGCGAATCAAAGG CGGAACGTAAGATCCCCTTAACCCCTCCAGTCGTCGATTTGGATAAGCTGTCTGAGATGGAACGACCAGAATTGAGTCAACTGATCCATGCATATATCACGGAGAATGAGGCTCTGCGTCGAGAAAACGCTGAATTGTATGCAACAAGGGAACAGGTGATCCGGGATCAAGAACTGGTCTGCAGGGAGAATGAACGGCTCCTAAAGAAGCTCGAAGATGTGAACTC GGTATGTTGCCGGTCACCAATCATACCTGCCAGACCCACTTACTCGGCAGAGGTGCTGAACGATAACAACAATGAGGACGCACCTGGCGCGACCAACGTTTGGACCAACCCCAATGTTGAGCCCACTCCTCTTTCCTCT GATATGATCAGGCATGGAATGTACAAATCTACGAGTAATATGCCGGAGAAGATTCAAAAGGAACTAGACAAACGAAGGATCGTAGGGAGTCACAATAATATAGCCGAAACGTACAAAGATAAGAGCCAACATCGTCGCCACAACTCATGGGATAATGGAAACGGTGTCATTAGAATGAGTCCAGACCAAGCTATATCACCTATACACCTTAATCA GCACAAGAAGGCGAGCGTTCGTCGCACATCGACAGTCCCTGAAGAGAGGAGGCCCTCGGAGACGACTGACGTTCTAGGCGAACCAGTCCAGCCTACCGAGCACTTCAACGAGTCGCCGGACTCGATCCTGAGCGGCCCCTTAGAAATGGTTAACAGCGCTCCAGACACGGCGGAGTCAGAGGCTCCTACAGCACCTTTTCCTGCTGTATCGGACACGTACTCGCCATTCGAGGCGCTGGAACCTGAGGAGACGATCGACCCAACAAAGTCGACACATGCCAAGGAGGATGAAACCTCGCGAAGGGCGTTTGGCAGTCCGATCCCGAACGACGAAGACAAACCCCTTTGA
- the LOC144474566 gene encoding kinesin-like protein KIF12 isoform X3 — protein MVLVKNPSPTRGENPQKDNAKKDKKRGRVSRGNSPSDSIASRGNSPGKSGSNIKRVVSSSLLQSRGSETGSIERLVDGDKRVIATKHLLPENNINVVVRVRPLSNREIKKGDQMAVQFPGDGQIYCEGSPNSGDKKGKLFSYNVVFEPTASQEDILQFSGIKKLIEMAVEGFSCTAFCYGQTGSGKTHTLTGPPGMFDRINSYSEENGLVFRSFVYLFKLLQAREQCNFVLRASFLEIYNEKVIDLLNPGTSRKPLMVRWSKKTRGFFVENLFTVECEELDDLLAVLEEGMRNRSVGAHNMNDHSSRSHSILTISITSEQQMDNSVFISKQGKINFVDLAGSEMTKKTQSEGKTLEEANNINKSLMVLGYCISSLSDGKRKGGHIPYRDSKLTKLLADSLAGNGVTLMIACVSPARSNASETLNTLRYAARVKKIRTKPIVVMDPREALILSLKREVGALQTENEHLRVALHLSSDNQNIVRSESKAERKIPLTPPVVDLDKLSEMERPELSQLIHAYITENEALRRENAELYATREQVIRDQELVCRENERLLKKLEDVNSIYYCRVCCRSPIIPARPTYSAEVLNDNNNEDAPGATNVWTNPNVEPTPLSSDMIRHGMYKSTSNMPEKIQKELDKRRIVGSHNNIAETYKDKSQHRRHNSWDNGNGVIRMSPDQAISPIHLNQNAWSQAQEGERSSHIDSP, from the exons ATGGTGCTTGTGAAAAATCCGTCGCCCACCCGAGGTGAGAATCCCCAAAAAGACAATGCGAAGAAGGATAAGAAAAGGGGACGCGTCTCGCGTGGCAATAGTCCCTCGGATAGCATCGCGTCCAGAGGGAATAGTCCTGGAAAAAGCGGGTCAAATATCAAGAGGGTCGTCAGTAGCAGCCTTTTACAGTCCAGAGGAAGCGA AACCGGCAGCATCGAGAGGCTCGTGGACGGTGACAAAAGGGTGATAGCCACGAAACACTTGCTTCcagagaataatataaatgtcgTCGTCAG AGTACGTCCACTTAGCAATAGGGAAATCAAGAAGGGCGATCAAATGGCAGTACAATTTCCCGGGGATGGACAGATTTAT TGCGAAGGATCGCCAAACAGCGGGGACAAGAAGGGTAAACTATTTTCGTACAATGTTGTCTTCGAGCCCACGGCTTCTCAAGAGGACATCCTGCAGTTCTCCGGTATCAAGAAGCTTATCGAAATGGCAGTAGAAGGGTTCAGCTGCACCGCGTTTTGTTACGGGCAGACAGGAAGTGGGAAAACTCACACCCTCACGGGACCTCCGGGGATG TTTGACAGAATCAATTCTTACTCGGAGGAAAACGGCCTGGTCTTCCGGTCTTTCGTCTACCTATTTAAGCTCCTGCAGGCGCGGGAACAGTGCAACTTTGTTCTGAGAGCCTCTTTCCTGGAGATCTACAATGAGAAA GTGATAGATCTGCTGAATCCTGGAACGTCGAGGAAACCTCTGATGGTCCGGTGGAGCAAAAAGACACGGGGCTTCTTCGTTGAGAATCTTTTCACCGTCGAATGCGAGGAGCTTGATGACCTTCTCGCGGTCCTCGAAGAAG GTATGAGGAACAGATCTGTCGGCGCGCACAACATGAACGATCATTCCAGCAGGAGCCACAGCATCCTTACAATAAGTATTACGTCTGAGCAACAG ATGGACAACAGCGTGTTCATCTCAAAGCAAGGAAAGATCAACTTTGTCGATCTGGCTGGCAGCGAGATGACGAAGAAGACGCAGAGCGAAGGCAAAACTCTGGAGGAAGCGAACAACATCAACAAAAGCCTGATGGTTCTAG GCTACTGCATATCCTCGTTGAGCGATGGGAAACGTAAAGGCGGTCACATTCCTTATCGGGACAGCAAGCTGACCAAACTCCTAGCTGATAGTTTAGCAGGCAATGGCGTCACACTGATG ATTGCCTGTGTCTCGCCAGCGCGCTCCAACGCCAGTGAGACCTTGAATACCCTGAGGTACGCAGCGAGGGTCAAGAAGATTCGGACGAAGCCAATTGTGGTGATG GACCCCCGGGAAGCTTTGATTTTGAGCTTGAAACGCGAAGTGGGAGCTTTGCAGACGGAGAACGAGCACCTCCGGGTAGCCCTCCATCTTAGCAGTGATAACCAGAATATAGTGCGAAGCGAATCAAAGG CGGAACGTAAGATCCCCTTAACCCCTCCAGTCGTCGATTTGGATAAGCTGTCTGAGATGGAACGACCAGAATTGAGTCAACTGATCCATGCATATATCACGGAGAATGAGGCTCTGCGTCGAGAAAACGCTGAATTGTATGCAACAAGGGAACAGGTGATCCGGGATCAAGAACTGGTCTGCAGGGAGAATGAACGGCTCCTAAAGAAGCTCGAAGATGTGAACTC AATTTATTACTGCAGGGTATGTTGCCGGTCACCAATCATACCTGCCAGACCCACTTACTCGGCAGAGGTGCTGAACGATAACAACAATGAGGACGCACCTGGCGCGACCAACGTTTGGACCAACCCCAATGTTGAGCCCACTCCTCTTTCCTCT GATATGATCAGGCATGGAATGTACAAATCTACGAGTAATATGCCGGAGAAGATTCAAAAGGAACTAGACAAACGAAGGATCGTAGGGAGTCACAATAATATAGCCGAAACGTACAAAGATAAGAGCCAACATCGTCGCCACAACTCATGGGATAATGGAAACGGTGTCATTAGAATGAGTCCAGACCAAGCTATATCACCTATACACCTTAATCA GAACGCGTGGTCACAGGCACAAGAAGGCGAGCGTTCGTCGCACATCGACAGTCCCTGA
- the LOC144474566 gene encoding kinesin-like protein KIF12 isoform X1, whose amino-acid sequence MVLVKNPSPTRGENPQKDNAKKDKKRGRVSRGNSPSDSIASRGNSPGKSGSNIKRVVSSSLLQSRGSETGSIERLVDGDKRVIATKHLLPENNINVVVRVRPLSNREIKKGDQMAVQFPGDGQIYCEGSPNSGDKKGKLFSYNVVFEPTASQEDILQFSGIKKLIEMAVEGFSCTAFCYGQTGSGKTHTLTGPPGMFDRINSYSEENGLVFRSFVYLFKLLQAREQCNFVLRASFLEIYNEKVIDLLNPGTSRKPLMVRWSKKTRGFFVENLFTVECEELDDLLAVLEEGMRNRSVGAHNMNDHSSRSHSILTISITSEQQMDNSVFISKQGKINFVDLAGSEMTKKTQSEGKTLEEANNINKSLMVLGYCISSLSDGKRKGGHIPYRDSKLTKLLADSLAGNGVTLMIACVSPARSNASETLNTLRYAARVKKIRTKPIVVMDPREALILSLKREVGALQTENEHLRVALHLSSDNQNIVRSESKAERKIPLTPPVVDLDKLSEMERPELSQLIHAYITENEALRRENAELYATREQVIRDQELVCRENERLLKKLEDVNSIYYCRVCCRSPIIPARPTYSAEVLNDNNNEDAPGATNVWTNPNVEPTPLSSDMIRHGMYKSTSNMPEKIQKELDKRRIVGSHNNIAETYKDKSQHRRHNSWDNGNGVIRMSPDQAISPIHLNQHKKASVRRTSTVPEERRPSETTDVLGEPVQPTEHFNESPDSILSGPLEMVNSAPDTAESEAPTAPFPAVSDTYSPFEALEPEETIDPTKSTHAKEDETSRRAFGSPIPNDEDKPL is encoded by the exons ATGGTGCTTGTGAAAAATCCGTCGCCCACCCGAGGTGAGAATCCCCAAAAAGACAATGCGAAGAAGGATAAGAAAAGGGGACGCGTCTCGCGTGGCAATAGTCCCTCGGATAGCATCGCGTCCAGAGGGAATAGTCCTGGAAAAAGCGGGTCAAATATCAAGAGGGTCGTCAGTAGCAGCCTTTTACAGTCCAGAGGAAGCGA AACCGGCAGCATCGAGAGGCTCGTGGACGGTGACAAAAGGGTGATAGCCACGAAACACTTGCTTCcagagaataatataaatgtcgTCGTCAG AGTACGTCCACTTAGCAATAGGGAAATCAAGAAGGGCGATCAAATGGCAGTACAATTTCCCGGGGATGGACAGATTTAT TGCGAAGGATCGCCAAACAGCGGGGACAAGAAGGGTAAACTATTTTCGTACAATGTTGTCTTCGAGCCCACGGCTTCTCAAGAGGACATCCTGCAGTTCTCCGGTATCAAGAAGCTTATCGAAATGGCAGTAGAAGGGTTCAGCTGCACCGCGTTTTGTTACGGGCAGACAGGAAGTGGGAAAACTCACACCCTCACGGGACCTCCGGGGATG TTTGACAGAATCAATTCTTACTCGGAGGAAAACGGCCTGGTCTTCCGGTCTTTCGTCTACCTATTTAAGCTCCTGCAGGCGCGGGAACAGTGCAACTTTGTTCTGAGAGCCTCTTTCCTGGAGATCTACAATGAGAAA GTGATAGATCTGCTGAATCCTGGAACGTCGAGGAAACCTCTGATGGTCCGGTGGAGCAAAAAGACACGGGGCTTCTTCGTTGAGAATCTTTTCACCGTCGAATGCGAGGAGCTTGATGACCTTCTCGCGGTCCTCGAAGAAG GTATGAGGAACAGATCTGTCGGCGCGCACAACATGAACGATCATTCCAGCAGGAGCCACAGCATCCTTACAATAAGTATTACGTCTGAGCAACAG ATGGACAACAGCGTGTTCATCTCAAAGCAAGGAAAGATCAACTTTGTCGATCTGGCTGGCAGCGAGATGACGAAGAAGACGCAGAGCGAAGGCAAAACTCTGGAGGAAGCGAACAACATCAACAAAAGCCTGATGGTTCTAG GCTACTGCATATCCTCGTTGAGCGATGGGAAACGTAAAGGCGGTCACATTCCTTATCGGGACAGCAAGCTGACCAAACTCCTAGCTGATAGTTTAGCAGGCAATGGCGTCACACTGATG ATTGCCTGTGTCTCGCCAGCGCGCTCCAACGCCAGTGAGACCTTGAATACCCTGAGGTACGCAGCGAGGGTCAAGAAGATTCGGACGAAGCCAATTGTGGTGATG GACCCCCGGGAAGCTTTGATTTTGAGCTTGAAACGCGAAGTGGGAGCTTTGCAGACGGAGAACGAGCACCTCCGGGTAGCCCTCCATCTTAGCAGTGATAACCAGAATATAGTGCGAAGCGAATCAAAGG CGGAACGTAAGATCCCCTTAACCCCTCCAGTCGTCGATTTGGATAAGCTGTCTGAGATGGAACGACCAGAATTGAGTCAACTGATCCATGCATATATCACGGAGAATGAGGCTCTGCGTCGAGAAAACGCTGAATTGTATGCAACAAGGGAACAGGTGATCCGGGATCAAGAACTGGTCTGCAGGGAGAATGAACGGCTCCTAAAGAAGCTCGAAGATGTGAACTC AATTTATTACTGCAGGGTATGTTGCCGGTCACCAATCATACCTGCCAGACCCACTTACTCGGCAGAGGTGCTGAACGATAACAACAATGAGGACGCACCTGGCGCGACCAACGTTTGGACCAACCCCAATGTTGAGCCCACTCCTCTTTCCTCT GATATGATCAGGCATGGAATGTACAAATCTACGAGTAATATGCCGGAGAAGATTCAAAAGGAACTAGACAAACGAAGGATCGTAGGGAGTCACAATAATATAGCCGAAACGTACAAAGATAAGAGCCAACATCGTCGCCACAACTCATGGGATAATGGAAACGGTGTCATTAGAATGAGTCCAGACCAAGCTATATCACCTATACACCTTAATCA GCACAAGAAGGCGAGCGTTCGTCGCACATCGACAGTCCCTGAAGAGAGGAGGCCCTCGGAGACGACTGACGTTCTAGGCGAACCAGTCCAGCCTACCGAGCACTTCAACGAGTCGCCGGACTCGATCCTGAGCGGCCCCTTAGAAATGGTTAACAGCGCTCCAGACACGGCGGAGTCAGAGGCTCCTACAGCACCTTTTCCTGCTGTATCGGACACGTACTCGCCATTCGAGGCGCTGGAACCTGAGGAGACGATCGACCCAACAAAGTCGACACATGCCAAGGAGGATGAAACCTCGCGAAGGGCGTTTGGCAGTCCGATCCCGAACGACGAAGACAAACCCCTTTGA
- the Uba1 gene encoding ubiquitin-like activating enzyme 1: MSSAEVVESSVDPPAKKRRVAATTGGADESTTIADMAKNGSTSRAPAEIDEGLYSRQLYVLGHDAMRRMASSDVLISGLGGLGVEIAKNVILGGVKSVTLHDRALCQISDLGSQFYLKEADIGKNRAVACCQRLSELNNYVPTRHHTGLLTDSFIEKFNVVVLTETSFSEQLRISEITHSYDIALIIADTRGLFSQVFCDFGNSFTVVDTNGEPPVSAMVASVSRDTEGVVTCLEDTRHGMEDGDYVTFSEVQGMTELNGCDPIKIKVLGPYTFSIGETSKYSEYIRGGIVTQIKMPKTLRFVPYKDALKKPEFQITDFAKFDYSEQCHLAFMMLNLYLQRKEKLPRPMNQEDADEFLALADEVKEAIGSEIEINSDLLTTFAKIASGNLNPMNATIGGIVAQEVMKACSGKFHPIYQWLYFDAIECLPVDRSELTEEDCCPTGSRYDSQVAVFGRKFQAKIGNLKYFVVGAGAIGCELLKNFAMLGVGAQNGSVTITDMDLIEKSNLNRQFLFRPSDVQQFKSSTAARVIKGMNPDMKVIAHENRVCPETEKIYNDDFFEVLDGVANALDNVNARIYMDRRCVYYRKPLLESGTLGTKGNTQVVVPFITEAYSSSQDPPEKSIPICTLKNFPNAIEHTLQWARDNFEGLFRQAAENAAQYISDPQFVDRTLKLPGVQPLEVLESVKTALIDERPKAFADCIAWARCHWQEQYSNQIRQLLFNFPPDQVTSTGQPFWSGPKRCPEPHTFNVNDPLHLDYIVAAANLKAKVYGIPTNRNREEIAKIASTVKVPEFTPKSGVKIAETDSQVQVSNGSGNVDHERLKQLQEDLPKIDELNGLVIYPQVFEKDDDTNFHIDFIVAASNLRATNYKIPPADRHKSKLIAGKIIPAIATTTSVVAGLACFELIKLTRGIRDLSVYKNGFVNLALPFFGFSEPVAAPKLKYYDSEWTLWDRFEVKGELTLKEFLDYFKEHHNLEVTMLSQGVCMLYSFFMPRPKCEERMGLLMSEVVKKVSKKKLEPHVRALVFEICCNDSSGKDVEVPYVRYTLP; the protein is encoded by the exons ATGTCTAGTGCTGAGGTGGTGGAGAGCTCCGTTGACCCCCCAGCCAAGAAGCGACGCGTTGCTGCCACCACGGGAGGAGCCGACGAATCGACGACGATCGCAGACATGGCGAAAAATGGCTCGACGTCTCGGGCTCCCGCCGAAATCGACGAGGGCCTCTACTCCAGGCAGCTATACGTCCTCGGTCACGACGCTATGCGTCGAATGGCATCCTCTGACGTGCTAATTTCCGGCTTAGGCGGTCTCGGCGTCGAAATCGCTAAGAACGTCATCCTCGGCGGCGTCAAGTCCGTTACCCTGCACGATAGAGCGCTGTGCCAGATCTCCGATCTCGGCTCGCAATTCTACCTCAAAGAGGCAGACATAG GTAAAAATCGAGCTGTTGCATGTTGCCAACGTTTATCAGAATTGAACAACTATGTTCCCACACGTCATCACACTGGACTTTTAACCGATAGTTTCATTGAGAAGTTTAACGTTGTTGTACTGACTGAAACTTCATTTAGTGAACAGTTACGTATCTCTGAAATTACTCATTCATATGACATAGCACTTATCATAGCCGATACCAGAGGCCTATTTTCTCAAGTATTCTGTGATTTTGGGAATTCATTCACTGTGGTTGACACCAATGGCGAGCCACCTGTGAGTGCAATGGTAGCCAGTGTTTCTCGGGACACAGAAGGTGTTGTAACATGCTTGGAGGATACACGCCACGGCATGGAGGACGGTGACTACGTCACGTTCTCTGAAGTACAGGGAATGACAGAATTAAATGGTTGCGACCCAATCAAGATCAAAGTTCTTGGTCCATACACTTTCAGCATTGGGGAGACATCTAAATACTCCGAGTATATACGTGGTGGTATAGTAACTCAAATTAAGATGCCAAAGACCTTGCGCTTTGTCCCTTATAAGGATGCTTTGAAGAAGCCTGAGTTCCAGATTACAGATTTCGCCAAGTTTGACTATTCAGAACAGTGTCACTTGGCTTTTATGATGCTGAATCTTTATCTGCAGAGGAAAGAAAAACTGCCGAGACCAATGAACCAAGAGGATGCGGACGAGTTCTTAGCTCTAGCTGACGAAGTAAAGGAAGCAATTGGCAGCGAGATTGAAATCAATTCCGACCTGTTGACCACATTCGCAAAGATAGCTTCCGGCAATTTGAATCCGATGAATGCAACTATTGGAGGAATTGTAGCTCAGGAAGTTATGAAAGCCTGTTCCGGCAAGTTCCATCCTATCTATCAGTGGCTATACTTTGACGCTATCGAATGCCTGCCAGTAGATCGCTCTGAGCTCACAGAAGAAGATTGCTGTCCCACTGGATCTCGCTATGACTCCCAAGTTGCTGTATTTGGTCGCAAGTTCCAGGCAAAGATTGGTAACTTGAAATACTTTGTTGTAGGAGCAGGAGCCATTGGTTGTGAATTGCTCAAGAACTTCGCCATGTTGGGCGTCGGTGCACAGAACGGTAGCGTAACGATCACTGACATGGACCTAATAGAGAAGTCGAACTTGAACAGGCAATTCTTATTTAGACCATCAGACGTTCAACAGTTTAAATCTTCAACTGCGGCCAGAGTCATCAAAGGTATGAATCCGGACATGAAAGTAATTGCTCACGAGAACCGAGTCTGCCCAGAAACAGAGAAGATCTACAACGACGACTTTTTCGAGGTCTTGGACGGAGTTGCAAACGCTTTAGACAACGTGAATGCTCGTATTTACATGGATCGCCGTtgtgtatattatagaaaaccGCTGTTGGAATCAGGTACCTTAGGTACCAAAGGTAATACCCAAGTCGTTGTTCCATTTATAACAGAGGCATACAGTTCGTCACAAGACCCCCCAGAAAAGAGTATACCAATTTGTACGCTAAAGAACTTCCCAAATGCTATAGAGCACACTCTGCAATGGGCCAGAGACAACTTTGAAGGTCTGTTCCGCCAGGCCGCAGAGAACGCTGCTCAGTACATCTCTGATCCTCAATTTGTAGACAGAACACTGAAACTGCCTGGTGTACAGCCACTAGAAGTATTAGAGTCTGTTAAAACAGCACTAATTGATGAGAGACCAAAAGCATTCGCCGACTGCATTGCCTGGGCACGTTGTCATTGGCAAGAACAGTACAGCAATCAGATTCGACAGCTTCTGTTCAATTTCCCTCCTGATCAAGTAACATCAACCGGTCAGCCATTCTGGTCTGGACCCAAGAGATGTCCAGAACCACACACGTTCAATGTTAACGACCCATTGCATTTAGACTACATTGTAGCAGCTGCAAACTTAAAGGCAAAGGTTTATGGTATCCCTACAAACAGAAACCGGGAAGAAATCGCTAAGATTGCGAGTACCGTGAAGGTACCAGAATTCACTCCAAAATCTGGAGTAAAGATCGCCGAGACAGATTCACAGGTTCAAGTGTCCAATGGCAGTGGTAACGTAGACCACGAAAGACTTAAACAGCTGCAAGAGGATCTCCCTAAGATCGACGAGCTCAATGGCCTGGTGATCTATCCTCAGGTGTTCGAGAAGGACGACGACACCAATTTCCATATAGACTTCATCGTAGCTGCCTCGAATCTTCGCGCTACCAACTACAAAATTCCTCCAGCCGATAGGCATAAGAGCAAGCTTATTGCCGGCAAAATCATCCCAGCAATCGCAACCACTACCTCGGTTGTGGCTGGCTTAGCATGTTTTGAATTGATCAAGTTAACCCGTGGCATTAGGGACTTGTCCGTCTACAAGAACGGATTCGTCAATTTGGCTCTACCGTTCTTCGGCTTCTCCGAGCCAGTCGCTGCACCAAAACTCAAGTACTATGACTCAGAATGGACCCTGTGGGACCGATTCGAGGTCAAAGGGGAATTAACACTCAAGGAATTCTTGGACTACTTCAAGGAGCATCATAATTTGGAAGTAACTATGTTGTCTCAGGGCGTTTGTATGTTGTATTCGTTCTTCATGCCCAGGCCCAAATGTGAGGAACGCATGGGGCTACTGATGTCGGAAGTAGTCAAAAAAGTATCAAAAAAGAAGCTAGAACCCCATGTACGCGCTTTGGTTTTCGAAATCTGCTGTAACGATTCTAGTGGTAAGGATGTGGAGGTCCCGTATGTACGCTACACTTTGCCGTGA